TTTTAAACATCGGACCACTAGAATCGCCCATGAGTTCATCGACTGGACCCGTGATTTCAATTATGCCAAAGCCCAGGAGATCGGCGAACTTCTTGCCGGGATGTTTATTGATAAAAAGGTCGATAGAATTTTTATGGTTTACAACGAGTTCAAGTCGGTCATGCAACAGGAAGTGGTCGTCGAGCAACTCCTGCCCGTTGTTCCCGAACCTCTGGAAGCAGTGAAAGAAACGGATCATGTGCCGGAATATATTTATGAACCTGATGAAGAGTCCATTCTGGATGCACTTTTACAGCGGTATATGACCGTGCAAGTGTATCGTGCGTTGCTGGAGTCCAGCGCCAGTGAGCAGGGGGCTCGGATGACGGCGATGGACAATGCCTCGCGGAATGCCGGTGATATGATCAACGGCCTGAGCTTGACGTACAATAAAGCCCGGCAGGCCTATATCACCAAAGAATTAATAGAAATCGTAAACGGGGCCGAAGCGTTAAAGTCCTGATGACAGGAAATTCAAGAATCGTGGAGGAAGGATCTCAATGAGCGGAAAAAATATTGGAAAAATCTCCCAGGTGATGGGTCCCGTTGTGGATGTTAGCTTTGCAGACGGAACATTGCCCGCATTGTACAATGCGGTCCGCATCAAAAACCCCATTGAGGGGGAGGGAGACATTGTTTGTGAAGTGGCACTGCATCTTGGCAACAACTCGGTTCGTACCGTTTCCATGCACCCGACAGACGGATTGGTCCGCGGCATGGATGTGGAAGATTCCGGCGCACCGATCACCGTTCCGGTTGGAGAAGAAGTCCTGGGGCGAATTTTGAATGTTGTCGGGGAACCTGCCGATAAAAAGCCTCCTGTGCAGTCCAAGGAACGATGGAGCATTCATCGCGATGCGCCTTCCTTCGAGGAACAAGACACCAAAATGGAAATGCTGGAAACCGGGATCAAGGTCATTGACCTTCTCGAGCCTTATCTCAAGGGCGGAAAAACCGGACTTTTCGGTGGCGCGGGCGTGGGCAAGACCGTTCTCATCATGGAATTGATCCGTAATATCGGCGCTGAGCACAGTGGCTATTCGGTGTTTGCTGGAGTTGGCGAAAGAACCCGTGAAGGAAACGATCTTTATCATGAGATGGTGGATTCCAATGTTATCGACAAAACCGCGCTGATCTATGGCCAGATGACGGAGCCTCCCGGCGCTCGAATGCGTGTCGCATTGACGGGCTTGACGATGGCGGAGTATTTCCGTGATGTTGGCGGACAAGACGTACTGCTGTTCATCGATAATATTTTCCGTTTCTCCCAGGCAGGGTCGGAAGTATCCGCTCTGTTGGGGCGTATCCCCTCGGCGGTTGGTTATCAACCGACACTGGCTACGGAAATGGGCAACCTGCAGGAACGCATCACATCCACTAAAAAGGGCTCGATCACGTCCGTACAGGCAGTTTATGTTCCTGCCGATGACTTGACCGATCCGGCTCCGGCGACGACGTTCGCGCATCTCGATGCGACCACCGTTTTGAACCGGCGCATCTCGGAGCTTGGAATTTATCCTGCCGTTGATCCCCTGGATTCTACGTCCCGCATCCTTGACCCTGAGATTTTAGGTAATGATCATTACAATGTGGCTCGTGGAGTTCAAAAAGTTCTTCAGCGCTATAAAGATCTTCAGGACATCATTGCAATTCTCGGAATGGACGAACTGTCGGAAGAAGACAAAGCGACTGTTATGCGCGCCCGGAAAATTCAGAAATATCTATCACAACCCTTTTTCGTCGCCGAAGTTTTTACCGGCTCACCAGGGAAATATGTAAAAGTGAAAGATACCGTCGAAGGTTTCAAGGAAATCCTGGAAGGGCGAATGGACGATGTGTCCGAGCAGGCTTTCTATATGGTTGGCAACCTTGATGAAGTTATGGAAAAAGAAAAGAAATTGAAAGCGAAATCCTGATATGGCCGATCAACTGACATTGAGTATCGTGACCCCCGAGAAGCTGGTGGTCAATGAGGAAGTGGACCAGGTCAACGTCCCCGGTTCGGAAGGGGATCTGGGCATCCTTTACGGTCACGCGCCCATTATCACCAACCTGCGCCCCGGATCTCTGTCCTACGAAAAGGGAGAGCAAACCACTCAGCTTATCGTGAGCGGCGGGTATCTGGAAGTGACCGATAACCGGGTGATCATTTTGGCCGAGGCCGCCGAATTTTCCCATGAGGTCGACCGGGAACGGGCGGAAAGTGCGAAAGTCAAAGCGGAAAAAATTCTCGGTCAGACCGATCTCACCGACGAAGCGTTTAAAGAAGCCCAGGACGACCTGTTCCGCGCCGTGGCCCGTTTGGAGCATACGAAAGACTAAGACCCCAGTAGGAGGCATTCCACCCTTTACCCTATTTCTCAAGAACTTCCTTTAAATACTGTCCGGTGAAGGAATTTTTATTCTGACTCACCGCTTCCGGAGTTCCCTCCGCGAGAATCTGGCCGCCATTATCTCCCCCCTCAGGTCCGAGATCGATAATATGATCCGCCGTTTTGATGACATCCAAATTGTGTTCAATGATGACCACGGTATTGCCTGCATCCACCAGTTTTGAAATAACGACGAGGAGCTGTTCGATATCGGCGAAATGCAGTCCCGTTGTCGGCTCATCTAAAATATAGAGGGTTTGCCCGGTACTGCGTTTGCTCAATTCTTTGGAGAGCTTCACGCGTTGCGCCTCGCCGCCGGATAGCGTGGTGGCCGGCTGGCCCAGATGGATATAATCGAGACCCACCTCGACCAGAGTTTGCAGTTTGATTTTGACGCCGGGGATATTTTTAAAAAATTCGGCGGCTTCCTCCACCGTCATCTCCAGCACATCGGCGATGTTCTTGCCTTTATAAAGAATTTCCTGAGTTTCCCGGTTGAACCGTTTGCCCTTGCAAACTTCGCAGGTGACGAACACATCGGGAAGAAAATGCATTTCGACTTTCAACACGCCGTCGCCCTGACAGGCTTCACAGCGGCCGCCCTTGACGTTAAAGCTGAATCTGCCGGGTTTGTATCCACGGACTCTGGCTTCCGGAACCTGGCTGAACAACTCGCGAATGAGGGTGAAGACCCCCGTATAAGTGGCCGGGTTGGAGCGGGGGGTTCTGCCGATGGGTGACTGATCGATATCGATTACTTTGTCGAGGTATTGAATGCCGGTGATTTTTTCAAAATTTCCGGGCTTGTCGGTGGACCTCCAGAAATGCTGGGACAGGGCTTTAAAGAGGATATCTATGATCAGGGTGCTTTTTCCGGAACCGGACACCCCGGTCACGCACACGAGAGTTCCCAGGGGAATTTCGACATGCACATTTTTGAGGTTGTTTTGTCGGGCTCCCGTGATGGTGAGGGTTTTCCCGTTGCCCTTGCGGCGGGTTTTGGGAAGCGGAATTTTCTTTCTGCCCGAAAGGTATTGCCCGGTGAGGGAATTTTTATCTTTCAGCATTTTTTCAGGTGGCCCGGTAAATACCACATGGCCTCCATGCCGACCCGCGCCCGGTCCCAGGTCGACGACGTGGTCGCAAGCGAGAATGGTCTTTTCATCGTGCTCGACCACGATCACCGTGTTTCCCAGATCCCGAAGCCGGGTCAGGGTGTTTAACAGACGGTCGTTGTCCCGCTGGTGCAGGCCGATGCTCGGTTCATCCAACACATACAGGACCCCCATGAGACTGGAGCCGATTTGCGTCGCCAGGCGGATGCGCTGGCTCTCTCCTCCGGAAAGCGTGGCGGCGGAACGGCCCAGGGTCAGGTAGTTGAGTCCTACGTTGCACAGGAACCCGAGCCTTTCCTTGACTTCCTTGACGATTCTGCGGGCGATGGATTGTTCCTGCGTTGTCAGTTTGA
The Nitrospinota bacterium DNA segment above includes these coding regions:
- the atpG gene encoding ATP synthase F1 subunit gamma, whose translation is MPNLKDIKRRIKSVKNTQQITKAMKLVAASKLRRAQKAIQDARPYALKLRDVLNHISARCDSDLHALLNQRDGENILVMVVTADKGLCGGFNGNIVRRAAKVIAENQGKNLSLVLAGKKGKDYFKHRTTRIAHEFIDWTRDFNYAKAQEIGELLAGMFIDKKVDRIFMVYNEFKSVMQQEVVVEQLLPVVPEPLEAVKETDHVPEYIYEPDEESILDALLQRYMTVQVYRALLESSASEQGARMTAMDNASRNAGDMINGLSLTYNKARQAYITKELIEIVNGAEALKS
- the atpD gene encoding F0F1 ATP synthase subunit beta, with amino-acid sequence MSGKNIGKISQVMGPVVDVSFADGTLPALYNAVRIKNPIEGEGDIVCEVALHLGNNSVRTVSMHPTDGLVRGMDVEDSGAPITVPVGEEVLGRILNVVGEPADKKPPVQSKERWSIHRDAPSFEEQDTKMEMLETGIKVIDLLEPYLKGGKTGLFGGAGVGKTVLIMELIRNIGAEHSGYSVFAGVGERTREGNDLYHEMVDSNVIDKTALIYGQMTEPPGARMRVALTGLTMAEYFRDVGGQDVLLFIDNIFRFSQAGSEVSALLGRIPSAVGYQPTLATEMGNLQERITSTKKGSITSVQAVYVPADDLTDPAPATTFAHLDATTVLNRRISELGIYPAVDPLDSTSRILDPEILGNDHYNVARGVQKVLQRYKDLQDIIAILGMDELSEEDKATVMRARKIQKYLSQPFFVAEVFTGSPGKYVKVKDTVEGFKEILEGRMDDVSEQAFYMVGNLDEVMEKEKKLKAKS
- the uvrA gene encoding excinuclease ABC subunit UvrA encodes the protein MASDSLIIKGAREHNLKNISLTLPRNKLVVITGLSGSGKSSLAFDTIYAEGQRRYVESLSAYARQFLELMEKPDVDSIEGLSPAISIEQKTSSRNPRSTVGTVTEIYDYLRLLFARVGQVFCYGCDRRISSQTVQQITDQVQEIPLGEKIIILSPLVQNRKGEFKKELAGLRRNGFVRARVNGNVVSLDEEIVLDKKFKHTIEAVVDRLVIKENMGKRLADSVEMGLIQGEGSLVVSILGENGSGKELLFSEKFACNYCGISYPELEPRLFSFNNPNGACSKCDGLGNKMVIDPDLVVPDPGLSLRDGAFKPWENKNSMPFHQMLDTIATHFKFKLTKPFKDLPKDIQKTLLYGAGKEEIQYYYEKDNRRHFYTGTFDGIIPELERRYRETDSHSIREDIAKYMRPLPCSMCNGTRLKKEALSVRIGGQNIVALTALSITRLADFFDQLKLTTQEQSIARRIVKEVKERLGFLCNVGLNYLTLGRSAATLSGGESQRIRLATQIGSSLMGVLYVLDEPSIGLHQRDNDRLLNTLTRLRDLGNTVIVVEHDEKTILACDHVVDLGPGAGRHGGHVVFTGPPEKMLKDKNSLTGQYLSGRKKIPLPKTRRKGNGKTLTITGARQNNLKNVHVEIPLGTLVCVTGVSGSGKSTLIIDILFKALSQHFWRSTDKPGNFEKITGIQYLDKVIDIDQSPIGRTPRSNPATYTGVFTLIRELFSQVPEARVRGYKPGRFSFNVKGGRCEACQGDGVLKVEMHFLPDVFVTCEVCKGKRFNRETQEILYKGKNIADVLEMTVEEAAEFFKNIPGVKIKLQTLVEVGLDYIHLGQPATTLSGGEAQRVKLSKELSKRSTGQTLYILDEPTTGLHFADIEQLLVVISKLVDAGNTVVIIEHNLDVIKTADHIIDLGPEGGDNGGQILAEGTPEAVSQNKNSFTGQYLKEVLEK
- a CDS encoding F0F1 ATP synthase subunit epsilon, translated to MADQLTLSIVTPEKLVVNEEVDQVNVPGSEGDLGILYGHAPIITNLRPGSLSYEKGEQTTQLIVSGGYLEVTDNRVIILAEAAEFSHEVDRERAESAKVKAEKILGQTDLTDEAFKEAQDDLFRAVARLEHTKD